In Euphorbia lathyris chromosome 9, ddEupLath1.1, whole genome shotgun sequence, the following are encoded in one genomic region:
- the LOC136206291 gene encoding transcription factor MYBC1-like — MRDDDSNWFSRWEEELPSPDELMPLSQTLITPDLAVAFDIRNHTNIAANKGSLQQNQPPPPPPPPPTATTPSPNHQLAVSQPNSAEYAADSADLGSGAAGDEPARTLKRPRLVWTPQLHKRFVDAVAHLGIKNAVPKTIMQLMSVDGLTRENVASHLQKYRLYLKRMQGLSSGGGGGGVNGGGVAASSDSATDHLFASSPVPAHFLHPGRPNSEHFLPFVPVAALQHHHHQQQMAAAAAAVAHPQLQNQYHRQLGHFGSPPNGQYEHPFLSRQSQQPVHRMGAPVHNSVPTYVEDLESASGNGGRKVLTLFPTGDE, encoded by the coding sequence ATGAGGGATGATGATTCTAATTGGTTTTCAAGATGGGAAGAAGAGCTTCCATCACCTGATGAGCTTATGCCTTTATCTCAAACCCTAATTACTCCTGATCTTGCTGTTGCTTTTGATATCAGAAATCATACTAATATCGCCGCCAATAAGGGTTCACTTCAACAAAATCAGCCGCCTCCTCCGCCTCCACCTCCGCCCACTGCCACCACTCCTTCCCCGAACCATCAATTGGCGGTTTCACAACCCAATTCGGCTGAGTACGCTGCTGattcagctgacttaggttctgGTGCTGCCGGGGATGAGCCGGCGAGAACGCTTAAAAGGCCTCGCCTTGTTTGGACTCCACAGCTGCATAAGAGGTTTGTTGATGCTGTGGCACATTTAGGGATTAAAAATGCTGTTCCTAAAACTATAATGCAGCTTATGAGTGTAGATGGGTTAACCAGAGAAAACGTAGCTAGTCACTTGCAGAAGTATAGATTGTATCTGAAAAGGATGCAGGGGCTTTCAtctggtggtggtggtggtggtgttaATGGTGGTGGAGTGGCTGCTAGCTCAGATTCAGCTACTGATCATTTATTTGCTAGTTCTCCAGTGCCTGCTCATTTCTTACATCCGGGGAGGCCTAATTCGGAACACTTCTTACCCTTTGTTCCTGTGGCTGCACTTCAACACCACCACCATCAGCAGCAGATGGCTGCAGCCGCTGCCGCGGTGGCACATCCCCAGTTGCAGAATCAGTACCATAGGCAATTGGGGCATTTTGGGTCACCCCCAAATGGGCAATATGAGCATCCATTTTTGTCTAGACAATCACAACAACCTGTGCATAGAATGGGAGCTCCAGTGCACAATTCAGTTCCAACATATGTGGAAGATTTGGAATCTGCAAGTGGGAATGGAGGGAGGAAAGTTCTCACACTTTTTCCTAcaggagatgaatga
- the LOC136205918 gene encoding uncharacterized protein, with the protein MDSTQVAPINDKESMVDPFLVEALQNPRHRLTILRMELDIRRFLQNPDQQQFEFQHFATSYLRLAAHRVAQHYGLLTMVQDNGIDGMVNKILVKKTAESKYPAVCLSDIPAKQLENDKPDQVKIVIRPRPNKGSMNGSNEFGSKRNPVRSVEERKEEYDKARARIFSGPGSPSSEDSVSQVPMDRKSFSPIKDEFEGYRNPASELDRNIFTRDVGSSRVAIFRDREKDRIDPDYDRSYDRYVRSLPTNQNFAMAPYNMQKVQVPFVQYDTGIPQFGHMPRTQTSINYVPQATPVMSPFCAVGSNQTARDAAAYVQWPSAAMMYAHSYDQFRHAVFQAPFCQQPLSFDYSQNH; encoded by the exons ATGGACTCCACACAAGTCGCACCAATCAATGATAAGGAGTCAATGGTCGATCCTTTCTTGGTTGAAGCTCTTCAAAACCCTCGTCATCGTCTCACCA tTCTGCGGATGGAACTTGATATCCGGAGGTTTTTACAGAACCCAGACCAACAACAATTTGAATTCCAGCATTTCGCTACATCCTACCTTAGACTTGCAGCGCACCGTGTGGCTCAACATTATGGGTTGCTAACCATGGTACAGGATAATGGCATAGATGGCATGGTAAATAAGATTCTGGTGAAAAAAACAGCAGAAAGCAAATATCCTGCAGTGTGCTTATCTGATATTCCTGCTAAGCAGTTAGAAAATGATAAGCCAGATCAAGTTAAGATTGTTATTAGGCCTCGGCCTAATAAAGGGTCTATGAATGGATCTAATGAATTTGGATCGAAACGAAATCCAGTAAGAAGTGTAGAAGAGAGGAAGGAGGAGTACGATAAAGCACGGGCTCGCATCTTCAGTGGTCCTGGCAGTCCCAGCTCGGAGGATTCTGTATCTCAAGTTCCCATGGACAGAAAAAGCTTTAGTCCAATCAAGGATGAGTTTGAAGGTTACAGGAACCCTGCAAGTGAGCTAGACAGAAATATTTTCACCAGGGATGTAGGTTCATCTCGAGTTGCCATTTTCAGAGATAGGGAGAAGGACCGTATTGATCCAGATTACGATAGGAGCTATGACAG GTATGTCAGGAGCCTTCCGACAAATCAGAACTTCGCCATGGCACCATATAATATGCAGAAGGTTCAAGTTCCATTCGTGCAGTATGATACTGGTATTCCTCAGTTTGGTCACATGCCAAGGACTCAAACCTCTATCAACTATGTGCCTCAAGCAACCCCGGTTATGAGTCCCTTTTGCGCTGTGGGATCAAATCAAACTGCAAGAGACGCTGCTGCATACGTGCAATGGCCAAGTGCTGCAATGATGTATGCGCATTCATACGACCAATTTAGACATGCTGTTTTCCAG GCTCCATTCTGTCAGCAACCGCTAAGTTTTGATTACTCACAGAACCATTAA